One genomic window of Xanthobacter dioxanivorans includes the following:
- a CDS encoding ABC transporter permease has product MRSGLPPHRLTFAFQLLVTLLACAFLMVPAGASILAGFTVSYFRGPSSGLTLNWIGEVLNLYSGTIALSIAIALGTLGVTLLLGVPAAWALARRPSRLSRLVEEVVTLPVAIPGLALALALILAYGGFRDFRMSPLFILTGHVLYTLPFMLRAVMAVLAAVDVRTLEEGAASLGASPLQRFFHVVVPNARGGILAGALMVVTLSIGEFNLTWMLHTPLTKTLPVGLADSYASMRLEIASAYTLVFFVMIVPLLVALQVFGRATSGGTK; this is encoded by the coding sequence ATGAGATCCGGCCTTCCGCCCCACCGCCTCACCTTCGCCTTCCAGCTGCTCGTCACCCTCCTGGCGTGCGCTTTCCTGATGGTGCCGGCGGGGGCGTCCATTCTCGCCGGATTCACGGTGAGCTATTTCCGCGGGCCCTCCTCCGGCCTGACGCTGAACTGGATCGGCGAGGTGCTGAATCTCTATTCCGGCACCATTGCGCTCTCCATCGCCATCGCCCTCGGGACGCTGGGGGTGACGCTGCTGCTCGGCGTGCCCGCCGCCTGGGCGCTGGCGCGGCGGCCCTCGCGCCTGTCGCGCCTGGTGGAGGAGGTGGTGACGCTGCCCGTCGCCATTCCGGGCCTCGCTTTGGCCCTCGCCTTGATCCTGGCCTATGGCGGCTTCCGCGACTTCCGCATGAGCCCGCTCTTCATCCTCACCGGCCACGTGCTCTACACGCTGCCCTTCATGCTGCGGGCGGTGATGGCGGTGCTCGCCGCCGTCGACGTGCGCACGCTGGAGGAGGGGGCGGCCTCGCTCGGCGCCTCGCCGTTGCAGCGCTTCTTCCATGTGGTGGTGCCCAATGCGCGGGGCGGCATCCTTGCCGGGGCGCTGATGGTGGTGACGCTCTCCATCGGCGAGTTCAACCTCACCTGGATGCTGCACACGCCGCTCACCAAGACGCTGCCGGTGGGCCTTGCCGACAGCTATGCCTCCATGCGCCTCGAGATCGCGAGCGCCTATACCCTGGTCTTCTTCGTCATGATCGTTCCCCTCCTCGTCGCCCTCCAGGTGTTCGGCCGCGCAACCTCGGGAGGGACGAAATGA
- a CDS encoding LysR family transcriptional regulator, with protein MAHHWTLKQLRLVALAAASGSYAKAAQDMGLSPPAVTAQMKALEEDLGVPVFERADGRLRPTAAGKELLAAQQRIANALVEAERAIAALKSPEAGSVVVGVVSTAKYFAPMALAAFRKRRPEIELKLMIGNREDIIGGLVSLDLDLAVMGRPPPDLEAQTQVIGDHPHVIIAPPAHRLIGCRLDPADLAKEPFLVREPGSGTRILMERVFGEAGVPQPPIAMEIGSNETIKQAVMAGLGLSFISAHTVAAEVADGRLEVLDVAGLPAVRQWLVVRARDKRLLPAGLALQDFLAREGGSFLPKMPAGEGGRCFLPPPSPASSGGSAGPKRRR; from the coding sequence GTGGCTCACCACTGGACCCTCAAGCAGCTGCGGCTCGTGGCCCTCGCCGCCGCCTCCGGCTCCTACGCCAAAGCCGCGCAGGACATGGGTTTGAGCCCGCCCGCGGTGACCGCGCAGATGAAGGCGCTGGAGGAAGATCTGGGGGTCCCGGTGTTCGAGCGGGCCGACGGCCGCCTGCGACCGACCGCCGCTGGCAAGGAGCTGCTCGCCGCCCAGCAGCGCATCGCCAATGCCCTCGTGGAGGCGGAGCGGGCCATCGCGGCCCTGAAAAGCCCGGAGGCCGGCTCGGTGGTCGTGGGGGTCGTCTCCACGGCGAAGTATTTCGCGCCCATGGCCCTCGCCGCCTTCCGCAAGCGCCGGCCCGAGATCGAGCTGAAGCTGATGATCGGCAACCGCGAGGACATCATCGGCGGCCTCGTCAGCCTCGATCTCGACCTCGCCGTCATGGGCCGCCCGCCGCCGGACCTGGAGGCGCAGACCCAGGTGATCGGCGACCACCCGCACGTGATCATCGCCCCGCCGGCGCACCGCCTCATCGGCTGCCGCCTCGATCCGGCGGACCTGGCGAAGGAGCCCTTCCTGGTGCGCGAGCCGGGCTCGGGTACGCGCATCCTGATGGAACGGGTATTCGGGGAGGCCGGCGTGCCGCAGCCCCCCATCGCCATGGAGATCGGCTCCAACGAGACCATCAAGCAGGCGGTGATGGCCGGCCTCGGGCTGAGCTTCATCTCCGCCCACACGGTGGCCGCCGAGGTGGCGGACGGGCGGCTGGAGGTGCTGGACGTGGCCGGGCTGCCGGCGGTGCGGCAATGGCTCGTGGTGCGGGCGCGGGACAAGCGCCTGCTGCCGGCGGGGCTCGCCCTCCAGGATTTCCTGGCGCGGGAGGGCGGCAGCTTCCTGCCGAAGATGCCGGCCGGCGAAGGCGGAAGGTGCTTCCTGCCCCCGCCGTCGCCGGCCTCGTCCGGGGGATCCGCCGGGCCGAAGCGCCGGCGGTAG
- a CDS encoding phosphodiesterase codes for MLIAQLTDTHIRRPGSLAYGVVDTAIFLEAAVAHLLALDPRPDAVIVTGDLTDFDDPQEHARFRQITAALPMPVFPIPGNHDSSAGLLAAFPEIAGRCAGGRVNYVVEDLPLRIVMLDSTVHGRPHGTLGAEGLDFLDRALGAAPGTPALVCAHHPPFLTGIRHMDVQNLFDAAALEAVLRRHPQVLAYTCGHVHRAVTTTFAGLAATIAPAPAHSVSLALDPAAPPTFHMEPPSLSLHRFAEGRLVTHRSFIGAFPGPFPFFGPDGRAIAG; via the coding sequence ATGCTCATCGCCCAGCTCACCGACACCCACATCCGCCGCCCCGGCAGCCTGGCTTATGGCGTGGTGGACACCGCCATTTTCCTCGAAGCCGCCGTGGCGCACCTGCTGGCGCTCGATCCGCGGCCGGATGCGGTCATCGTCACCGGCGACCTCACCGATTTCGACGACCCGCAGGAGCATGCCCGCTTCCGGCAGATCACGGCGGCGCTGCCCATGCCGGTCTTCCCCATTCCCGGCAACCACGACAGCTCGGCCGGCCTCCTCGCCGCCTTTCCCGAGATCGCCGGCCGCTGCGCGGGCGGCCGGGTGAACTATGTGGTCGAGGATCTTCCGCTCCGCATCGTGATGCTGGATTCCACCGTCCATGGCCGTCCGCACGGCACGCTCGGGGCGGAGGGGCTCGACTTCCTCGACCGGGCGCTGGGCGCGGCGCCGGGCACGCCTGCGCTGGTGTGCGCCCATCATCCGCCCTTCCTCACCGGCATCCGCCACATGGATGTGCAGAACCTCTTCGACGCGGCGGCGCTGGAGGCGGTGCTGCGACGCCATCCGCAGGTGCTGGCCTACACCTGCGGCCATGTGCACCGGGCGGTGACGACCACCTTCGCCGGGCTTGCGGCCACCATCGCGCCGGCGCCCGCCCATTCCGTGAGCCTCGCCCTCGATCCCGCAGCCCCGCCCACCTTCCACATGGAGCCGCCGAGCCTGTCGCTGCACCGGTTCGCGGAGGGGCGGCTGGTGACGCACAGGAGCTTCATCGGCGCATTTCCAGGGCCTTTTCCCTTCTTCGGGCCGGATGGCCGCGCCATCGCCGGCTGA
- a CDS encoding ABC transporter ATP-binding protein, whose product MTAASGAAITVSGCGKTFADGTRALTPLDLKVRAGETLVLLGPSGCGKTTLLRLIAGLETPDAGGRILFDGVDVTALPIEKRNVGMVFQSYALFPNMSVVDNVAYGLRVRGVGPAERRAQAAGVLEMMRIGQLSERRIDQLSGGQRQRVALARALAVRPRAILLDEPLTALDAALREHLRGEIDALLRRLAITAVYVTHDQAEALALGDRIVVMRNGAIAQVGTPREVYFQPADDFVADFVGITNRLDGAVKGGRFATEAGIVPVAGPDRPVARLLFRPEAARLCPPPEAGLVFEVRQVEFQGARQRVILAGTGGVRIVAEAPADMLLAPGAAVGLILDPARIALV is encoded by the coding sequence ATGACCGCCGCATCCGGCGCCGCCATCACCGTTTCGGGATGCGGCAAGACCTTCGCCGACGGCACCCGCGCGCTCACCCCCCTCGACCTCAAGGTGAGGGCGGGGGAGACGCTGGTGCTGCTCGGCCCGTCCGGCTGCGGGAAGACGACGCTGCTGCGCCTCATCGCCGGGCTGGAGACGCCCGATGCCGGTGGGCGCATTCTGTTCGACGGGGTGGACGTCACCGCTCTGCCCATCGAGAAGCGCAACGTGGGCATGGTGTTCCAGTCCTATGCCCTGTTTCCCAACATGAGCGTCGTCGACAACGTGGCCTATGGGCTGAGGGTGCGCGGCGTCGGCCCGGCGGAGCGGCGGGCGCAGGCGGCCGGCGTGCTGGAGATGATGCGCATCGGCCAGCTTTCCGAGCGGCGCATCGACCAGCTCTCCGGCGGCCAGCGCCAGCGGGTGGCGCTGGCCCGCGCGCTGGCGGTGCGGCCGCGGGCGATCCTGCTCGACGAGCCGCTCACCGCGCTCGACGCGGCCTTGCGCGAGCATTTGCGCGGCGAGATCGACGCCTTGCTCCGGCGCCTCGCCATCACCGCCGTCTACGTCACCCACGACCAGGCGGAGGCGCTGGCGCTGGGGGATCGCATCGTGGTCATGCGCAACGGCGCCATCGCCCAGGTGGGCACGCCGCGGGAGGTCTATTTCCAGCCGGCCGATGATTTCGTCGCCGATTTCGTCGGCATCACCAACCGGCTCGACGGGGCGGTGAAGGGCGGCCGGTTCGCGACGGAGGCGGGCATCGTCCCGGTCGCGGGGCCGGACCGGCCCGTCGCCCGCCTGCTGTTCCGCCCGGAAGCCGCGCGGCTGTGCCCGCCGCCTGAAGCCGGGCTGGTGTTCGAGGTCCGGCAGGTGGAGTTCCAGGGCGCGCGCCAGCGTGTGATCCTCGCCGGCACGGGCGGCGTCCGCATCGTCGCCGAGGCGCCCGCCGACATGCTCCTCGCCCCCGGGGCGGCGGTGGGTCTTATCCTTGATCCCGCCCGCATAGCGCTGGTCTGA